GAAGCCCCTCCCCtcagcagaggtgggagggatggaCACAGGCAAGGAAGGGATGAACGGAGAGCCCCCAGATTGTGGCCTCAGGCCTGACCAttagaagaggggaggggaagggtgggagtCCCGCTGCTCAAGTCCAGGGGTACTCCCGACCCGTGTACCCAGGGTGAGTGTGCAGGAGGGCCCCCTGGCCCTGTTCCTAGGCTCTGAGCTCACCTTGTGCACATCTTCTTGGTGTGTTCAGAAATCACCCCACATTGCTGGAAGAGGAATATAAGCTGAAAGGAGGAATGGAGGAAAGCCTACTCTAGACACTAGACATTCTCTTCTGTACACATGCTAGACTGTAAGCAGAAATGGCCCCAGGGTGTCCACGGCAGACGGCCCCAGACCACCAATGGCCAGGAAGCCTAATTCCAGAGAGAGACCTAGGTGCCCTCACTGCCATGTCAGCAGCCTCTTTCAGGGCCTCAACCACTGCCTGTGGCTCAGCTCGCTCCCGAGGGCCTCCCCTTCCCTGGTCCCTCACCGTGGTGAGCAGGCTACGCAGCTCCTCCGGCCCCAGGGTCTCGTAGCTGATCCCAGTTGAGTTGTTATACTGGGCAAGAACCAGAGGTACAGGTTAGAGAAGGGGCAGCCAAAGAagggaggttgggggtgggggttgcaGAATCAGTCCCTCTCATCCCTTCCTAAGTGAGAAGACCTTAAGACTGCCCAGCAGTTTCCCAACAATCCCTTCCATCCCACCTGCACAGGGGTAAGGGGTTGGGACCTACAGAGAACATACATATGCAAGACCTAAACACCCCATCTAGTGCTTCTGGCTGTCAGCATTCTGATCCCCACCTGTCCAATCCCACGCAACTCACAACAAGGACAATGAGAGGGAACCTACAAGGGGCAGCCCCTACTCACCTTAAAAGGATCCGAATTGCTAAGTTcccctgaagaagaaaaaagaaggggaagggTGTTTGATGCAGAGGTACAGACAGAGAACCCTGAAAATAACCAGAGAGGAAGTGGGGGTGACAGAAGGATCACAGGCCCTCCCTCGATACCCCGGcccgccccccgcgcccccctctgccctccagcaATGAGTCCCAGAAGACACAGCTAGAATCACTCCCGTTGTTCCAGCCCCACTTaccatttttgtgttttaaagacTTGGATCTTCGAGGGGAATTGGGGTTCTGGAATGGGAGATACCATAGCTTTGGGGAAAGGGTAACGATAAGGGGGAGCCGAGAAcccagggaaggaaaaaagatttgACAAAGAAGCATCCTCAAATCCCTACTCTTCCCCATCAGTAAGAGGCCCGTCTACCCagactccctcctcccaccttcccccaagGCCTCTGCTGCCCTCCTGCCCACCAGACACCCTCATCCCAGAACCCAGAGAGGTACCCAGCGACCTCAGACATGAGTCAAGACACCCGAGGACTCCCTACCCAAAGGGGAGGGTATGTGTCCTTCGCCCAAATCTCCCTCATGCTTGCCCCAGCTCTCACCTTGTCTGATTTCCTCTTCTTGGCTGTGGAGGACAAAAGGATAAAAGGTAGGGTCACTTTAAGTTCCCAATCTAAGGGCACCTAAAGCAAAGTACAAAGCTACACTCTCCCCCCTCATTCAGGATAACAACTTGTGACCGTTACATACCCAATTCCTGCGAGCCCGCCTCACCCCAATGGCCCCCAAATTCCCCAGATCCCCAAACACCTTTCTTCTCTGAGCCATAGGACCAGTCGTTGTCATTGATGTCATCGTTATCCTCTTGGTCACTCTCAGACTTGTTCATGTTGTTGCTATTGGCAATCCTGCCAAGGGTAGGGAAGAGGAAGGGTCAAGGCTGCCACCTCTCTGCCCCCGACTTCACAGGTAGAGTGGAGCATCTGGGGCCAAGCATGACCCACCCTCTGTGCCCTACAAATGCCCCTGGAGGGCTACACCATGGGACGGGCTGCAAAAGGTGAGCCGCTCTGGTTCTAGCAGGGGGAGAAGCCCTCACCGGCGGTTGGCGATTCGACTGCTGTTCCGACCCATTCCCAGGCACTTCTCCAGATGGGGAGCAAAACGGGAGGCGGCAATGCTGCGGCTGCAATTGGGGCAAACACACTCCTTGCTCTTCCACTGGTTGAAAACCTGTCCAAAGATGTCCAACCCCGGCTGGTCCACGATCTCTGGGGACAGGAGAGGCGTGTCGATCAGGGCGGGCAGGGGACCCTCACCTCTCGTTCCCACCCATGGCCCCATGGCCTCTTCAAAGCCCCTGCCTAAGCTCACAGGAGCTCCACGTTCTACATGTGGTGCGGCTGCCAGAGAAGGACCCTCCAAGCACTCCCAGGACAGGGCTAGACTGCTCTCCTTCAACCCTGAAGCTCACCAAAATCCTTCATGCTATCAGGGTCCGTGTCGTCCAGGAAGAAATAGCCACACTTGACAGCCCGGTGTACCTCAAAGCAGAATCCCAAACAAGAATCCTCGACCAGGTCCGCGTATATCTCCTGAGCGATGGCCTGGGCCCAGGGGAGAACATCCAGGGTCACAAGAGTCATAGTCCCATGGACTGAGAGCAACTCTCACCAACCAAATCTCCTGCCAATTCGCCCTGGTCAAAAATAATGCTTTCTTTGCCATTTTCCCCATCTTGACTTCgagttctttcttcttctggatccTCGGCCTCCTTAGCTGGCTATTCCCTTTAAGGAACAAGGCTGACTACCCAAATTCCTCTCCGGTGCGGATGCCAGATAAAGTGACGAAGAAACATCAAGAGAAAGAACTGGAGGCACACGTGGGGGAGCCCTCACCTCTAGTTTGCTGTTATCCAGGCCAGACAAAGACAtttcctccattttcatttgtaaacTCTTGTGGAGACGGCGCTCTGACTGCTCATAGCACAGCGGGCGGCAACACGGCTGCacacatgggggtgggggtgttggTGTGAGTCCAAGACACCTCTGATGACTGCCACCTCCCCTCCGCACCTCGCTGCCCAGAGCTCAATGGTGGCATCAGGATCTACCTCTCCCTAAAGCCTAGGCTAAGTCTGGATGGTCCTTCAGGGCCTGAAACCCAAGGGCGGCCTAGTCCTTCCCAAGCCTGAACTCAGGCCCTGGACTCTACTGCCAATCAGAGTCTGGGTCTACAGGAGGCAGCAGCTCCCCCCAGGTCCCCAAAACTCAAACCACTCTTCGATACCCATGGTGCAATGCagcagggggaggagaaggaactCTAAGGCCTCAAAGCAAACCCACAGGGTGTGGCAAAGAACTGCACAGACTCCTAAATACACTCCCCTCCCTTCGCTAGGCTCTCCTCAGAGCCACCTCTGCTTTCAGCCAGGATGTCCACTTGGGGGGGTACTGCTACCAGAAGTAGGAATGGCCCTAGGACCCTACAACCTTCACCCCACTTTATCTTCCCTTGCAATAAGCCTGCCACTACAGAAGGGGAGCAGAGCCCACAGAAATCTAGAGCTAAAGGGGCATTTCTAGCCACCATGAGCAAGAGGAGGTAGAGTCCGGTGGGATGGCAGGCCAAGAGTGGGCACTCCCCTTACCTGTTCTTCTTTTAGAtaaccaccctccctccctcaggaCCAGCCCGGAAGTCTCTCCAAGAGCCCCAAAGTCCAGGAATCCCCACCAAAGGATTCAGAAACAGCGCCCACAGTCCGGGGCCCCTCTGAACGGTGGGTACGAGTTTAAGGAGCTGCCGGCCTAGAGTGGGGTGGGGACTGACAAATGAGCCGGGGGCACTGGGGAGGGTAGGAGGCCGGGCCTCGGCTCTTCCCCCGTCCCTGCGGCACTGCTGCTGCATCATACCAACTGGGGGGAGGAGAGCCGAGCCGCCGGAGGCCGGCGCCGGTCCGGGACAGACCGACCCTTAGAGAGCGGGCAGAGTGGGACGCGTCCCGGCCCCTCTTCCTCCCCGCCCGCCGACAGCCCCGGCCGGCCGGGGAGAGGAGTCCGGGAGGGTGTCTCTATTGTCCCGGGGGCTGGGGCCTGGCTCCCTAACAAAGGCCCCGCGCCCCCTCCCCGGCCGGCCCTGCCCCGCCCAGGGGGGACCCAGACAGGGGGAGAGCGGGGGGCCCCGGCCGGGCCGGGAAGCCGGGGGAAGCCGGGCGTTTCCGCGGCGGCccggggggaggggaaggggcgcTGACCCagacctggggggagggggcccaAGCCCCGCCTcgggccccgccccccgccccccgcaggcCCCTCCCCCGTCCCCGTCTCCGTCCCGTACTCACCCCGCCCGGGGGGCCGCGCCGGGGCCCGGCGGCCTCTCAGGGCCGCGTcctccggcggcggcggcggcggcggctgctccGGAGCCCCATGTCCGTCGGTCCGTCCTCGCCTCTCCCCGGGGCCCAGGGCCCGGGGCCGGGGGGTCGGGCCGCCCCCCCGCCTCGCCGCCTCACCGGGCGGCCatggccccttcccctcccttctcgTCCCgtcgccgcctcctcctcctcaccTCACCCCGCCCGCGCGCAGTCCGCGCGCCGTCCGcgcgcccctccccccgccccccactccaGCCCGCCTCTCCCGGGCGGGGGGTGCGGCGCGAGCCCGGAGCGCGCGCGCGTGCCGCGAccggaggatggatggatggagcgAGCGAGAACGCGagcgtgcgcgcgcgcgcccctctcccccctcccttcgCGCGGGCGCGAGGCCAAGCGCGAGCGCGCTCcaacctcctcctcttcctcctcccgcccctcctcaacaccccgcccccgccctcccttcctcttccttctttcgcTTTCGCGCGCCCAGCGACTGCTCGCGCCTGCTAGAAGGGCCCGAGCGCGTGCATCTGCCCCGCGGCCGCAGCTCGGCAGCATTTGCTCCAGGGGGCGGGGAccgggcggggaggaggggcgcCACGCCGCCGTCCAAAGTACCGGCGGACGGGGACGGGGGCGGGGAGATGGGCGGGGCCTTCGGGAGCCACCTCGGCCAATTGCCGTCTCGCCCCGGCCCGGCCGGCCCAATAGGATGGCGGTGGGTGGAGCGGCGTTCAAGGTGAGGTGCGCGGTGCGCTGGGGGCGGAGACGTTGTGCCGTCCCGGCCGGCTCCGGGGCGGGGGCAGCGGGTGGCGTCGAAAGAGAGCGCCGGCTCCCAGCCTAGCCTGGGACGCCTTCCGGCCCAGGCTCCCCCGCCCTTCCCTCCGGGCTCCCGGCTCTTTTTCCCCCCAGCGCCCCCACCCCGGAGTTCACCCCGAAGCGTGCAGTCGCTTCTGTGAAGAGGCCAGAGTTGAAGTGGGACGCAGCAACTCAGGCCATAAAACCTGAAGGGGGCTCGTCCGAGCCTCGGTTCCCCGTGTTCCTGGGCGGGTCTCAGCCCACTCCAGGCCTGAGAACCAACAGACGCCCGAGTTGAGGGTCCTCCGCTGAGGGCAGAGGCCGAGCTGTGCCAGTCTGAGCGGAGCGCCCTCCCCGCCGTCATCCTAATTTAGATCCCACACCTGCTCGCCTTTCCTGCTTCCGGAACCCACGCtggaccgccccccaccccacctctcctcTCCACAGCTTGCCAGTCAGTGGCCAGACCCTTACTCCGACCCAGTTCTACTTACTCCCCAGTGTGTGCCCCTATCCGCGCGCTCTCACAGTCCCTCTTCTGGAGCAAAGGGCCTTTCCCAGCCGCAGTAGATGCTTAGACTGGCGCTTCCATCTCAGTTACTCTCTGTGTCTGGAGTCCTAAAACGGGTATATGACAGCCCTCTTCCTTCAGAAGATGAGATTAAATGAGGAAAGTCTTAAATCATATACTTTGGGACCATCACTGATTCTTTAGTCTTCAGCAAGCATTTATAGAGGCAGTAGTCCTAAGTGGTTAAGACCAGGAATCATCTGAATTTAAATCTGTGGACTTGACAAACGAACTTGAGCAAACGAGCTCTCTGTTGCCCCAGTTTACACTGTTGTCACAGGGTATAATGATAGTACCTATCTCATTAGGTTGTTGTGGGGATTGACAAGTCAGTGCCTGAGAAACTCGGCTCAGTGTGTTTGATAAATCTTAGCTGTTACTCTTACGGTGCGCTGTTAAGAATTCTTATGGTGCATCCGTGCTgggatgcaaaaataaaataagacagttATACTTCCTCAAGAAGTTCACAATTTGTGGGGTAAACAGACCTGTAGGAAAATAATTGCCAGTGTAATAAGAATAAGAgagctcgggacttccctggtggcccagtggttaagactctgcgcttccactgcagggggcacgggttccaccGGTGGTTGGAGCTGACCATAGGGGACAGAGGTGGCCAGGTGAAGGAATCAAATGACGTAAAAGCGTTGGTCAGGAAAGGCTGCTTTTAGTGGGAGAGGAGCCAGGTCAAGGCAGGCCAAGAAGGCACTAGATATCTCACACAGAAGTTTCAGAAGTGAAGTGcccagggacttgcctggtggcgcagtggttaagaatccgcttgccgatgcaggggacacgggttcgagccccggtccgggaagattccacatgctgcggagcaactaagcccgtgcgccacaactactgagcctgtgctctagagcccgcgagccacaactactgaagcccgcccgcctacagcccgtgctccgcaacaagagaagccacagcaatgagaagcccgcgcaccacaatgaagagtagcccccgctcagctcactgcaactagagaaagcctgcatgttgcaagtagagaaagcctgcgtgcagcaacgaa
Above is a genomic segment from Phocoena sinus isolate mPhoSin1 chromosome 20, mPhoSin1.pri, whole genome shotgun sequence containing:
- the ATXN7L3 gene encoding ataxin-7-like protein 3 isoform X1 codes for the protein MKMEEMSLSGLDNSKLEAIAQEIYADLVEDSCLGFCFEVHRAVKCGYFFLDDTDPDSMKDFEIVDQPGLDIFGQVFNQWKSKECVCPNCSRSIAASRFAPHLEKCLGMGRNSSRIANRRIANSNNMNKSESDQEDNDDINDNDWSYGSEKKAKKRKSDKLWYLPFQNPNSPRRSKSLKHKNGELSNSDPFKYNNSTGISYETLGPEELRSLLTTQCGVISEHTKKMCTRSLRCPQHTDEQRRAVRIYFLGPSAVLPEVESSLDNDSFDMTDSQALISRLQWDGSSDLSPSDSGSSKTSENQGWGLGTNSSESRKTKKKKSHLSLVGTASGLGSNKKKKPKPPAPPTPSIYDDIN
- the ATXN7L3 gene encoding ataxin-7-like protein 3 isoform X2 → MKMEEMSLSGLDNSKLEAIAQEIYADLVEDSCLGFCFEVHRAVKCGYFFLDDTDPDSMKDFEIVDQPGLDIFGQVFNQWKSKECVCPNCSRSIAASRFAPHLEKCLGMGRNSSRIANRRIANSNNMNKSESDQEDNDDINDNDWSYGSEKKAKKRKSDKNPNSPRRSKSLKHKNGELSNSDPFKYNNSTGISYETLGPEELRSLLTTQCGVISEHTKKMCTRSLRCPQHTDEQRRAVRIYFLGPSAVLPEVESSLDNDSFDMTDSQALISRLQWDGSSDLSPSDSGSSKTSENQGWGLGTNSSESRKTKKKKSHLSLVGTASGLGSNKKKKPKPPAPPTPSIYDDIN